In Brevibacillus marinus, the genomic window TTAAATTGTAACACAAAAAAAGCAGGATTTTTGTGGCGAAAAGCGAATAGTATGGTAGCGGTAAAGCAGATGGGAGCTGTTCTTCTCCCGGATGCGTCTTTCGTCAACATGCAGGTATATTTTTGCATCTGGTTCGACATAATGGTATTGTTAAATAAAAGAAAATCATCACCGTTCAGCTGCATGAGGTGTTATCGGGTCATGGTGGAGGTGGATTGGTCTTGTCGAAAACCAATACGAAGCGGATCATGATTAGCCTGCCGCAACACTTGTTGCAGGAAGTGGATGGCGTGGTAGAGAAAGAGAAGTCCAATAGAAGCGAGCTCATTCGTCAGGCTATGAGTCTTTATCTGAAAGAGCGCAAAAAGCGCTTTATCCGGGAAACAATGCAAAAAGGATATATGGAGATGGCAAAAATCAATTTAAAAATGGCATCCGAGGCGTTTGTCGCCGAGGAGGAGGCCGACTTGACTTTGGACCGCTTAGTTAGCGGGGTGTAGCTGGTGATAGTAAAACGTGGCGATGTTTTTTTTGCGGACCTCTCACCTGTGGTCGGATCCGAACAGGGGGGTGTGCGCCCGGTTTTGGTGATCCAAAACGATATTGGAAATCGTTTTAGTCCGACTGTCATCGTCGCGGCTATCACGGCACAGATCCAAAAGGCGAAGTTACCGACGCATGTGGAGATTGATGCCAAATTATACGGGTTTGATCGTGACTCCGTCATCCTCTTGGAGCAGATTCGCACCATCGACAAACAGCGTCTCACCGATAAAATCACGCATTTGGACGAAGAGATGATGGAGCGCGTCAACGAATCCCTGCAGATCAGTCTAGGGTTGATAGATTTCTAAGACGACGAATGAAAACCGCTTTTGTCTCCCGGGACAAAGTGGTTTTTCTTTTTCCGGCAGAAAACGACTGTCCGGCGAGCAGGAATAATGTACCTGGACAGCGAAATCATTCTAAAATATCTGACACAAATAGACAGAATCCTACAAAGTTCTATCTCGTGTTCCCCGAGGCAGGTTTTCCCTCACAGGCGGCGGTGCAAAACTTTGTTGCGGAAAAAAGGAAGGAGTCGCTTCCTATGGCCGAGCGATGCACGATTTATGTATATAATGAACACGATATTGTTCGGGCCAGACAGGTAGGCAGACAAATCGCCAAAGAGATGGGGTTCGGCAGCATCGTCCAGGCCCGGATTACGACGGCCATCTCGGAATTGGCACGCAACATCTTTTTGTATGCCGGGAAGGGAACAATCACGATCGAACAGATTCAGGAGGAGCAGCGGATCGGCTTGCGCGTGATCGCCGCAGATGAAGGGCCGGGGATTCCCGACATTCGCAAAGCGATGGAGGATGGCTTTTCCACGTCTGGGGCCCTGGGCGCCGGTCTCCCCGGGGTGAAACGGCTGATGGATACCTTCTTGATCGAGAGTGCGCCAAACCGGGGGACGCGGGTAACCGTCGTGAAATGGAAAGACTGAAGGGAGTAGCGCCGCCGATGAGTCGCAGTCTGCTACAAAAACAATACGACGAACTCATGCGATCCTATCTTCAATCGGGGGCAGAGGATCACCTTTATTCCGCGCAACAGCTTGGCAAGTGGCTGCTCAGGCACCACGTTGCCCCGGAGGACGTCGTCGATCTGCACCTGGAGACGCTGGAACGCCACGTCGAACTGCCGGAATCGGTGCGGATATCCTTTCAACTGCTGATGGAAATCATGATCGAATACGGCATTGCCTATCGGGAACATCTTTTTTTGCGCAACAAACAGCAGCAGTTGGAATCGGAGATCGAGCTGGCGGTTGCGATGCAGCATTCCCTGCTGCCAGCTTCCATCCCCCATCCGGCCGCGTTGGACGTCGGGGTGATCAGTGTTCCGTCGAAGAAAATGAGCGGCGATTATTACAATGTGTTCCCCTTGGAGGGGCAGTTGTTGGGGATCGCGATTGCCGACATCGTGGGAAAAGGAATTCCCGCCGCCCTCTCGATGTCGATGATCAAATACGCGATGGACGGGCTGGCCGCCTGTGCGCGAGAACCGGCGGAAATGCTGCGCCAATTGAATGGGGTAGTGGTCCGCAATATCGATCCCAGCATGTTTATCACGATGGCCTACGGCGCTTACGACATCAAGACCCATACATTCCGCTACGCGGTCGCCGGTCATGAGCCGGGATTCTGGTATCGGGCAGCCGACAACCAGCTGCGCGATTTGCCGGGGAGCGGTTTGGCGCTCGGGTTAAAGCGGGATACCACCTACGAAGAATGTACACTGCGATTGAATCAAGGGGACCTGATCATCCTGCTCACGGATGGGGTGACCGAGCGGAAAATCGGCAAACATTACCTCGGGCGGGAGGAACTGCACGCCTACTTAATGGAACTGATCAGTTTGCCCTGCCAGGAAATGGTTGACGGCTTGTATCGCAAGTTGTTGAATCTCTCCAATCATGAACTGCCTGATGACCACACGATGATTGCGATACGCAGAAAGATATGAACCAGACGGACCACTGTCCGTGGCGCTTCTCACAGGGGGGAAGGGTAAAAGATGAATGTGGTGATCAAGAAAACGCAGCGAAACGACGGTCCTGTGCTGTACGTTCGGGGAGAGATCGACGCCTATACAGCCCCACAGGTCAGCAAGCAGTTGCTGCCGCTGGTCACAGAGGCGGAGGCGAAAAACGTCTCCGTCGATCTGCGGGACGTGTCGTACATGGACAGCACAGGTGTGGGTGTGCTGATCGGGGCGCTCAAGGCATCTCGCCAATCGGGCTGTCAGTTGGTCTTGGAGAACGTGACGCCGCGCATTGAACGTTTGTTCCGGATCACCGGACTGTCGGAAATTATCCCCGTTAAACCGCTTGGAGGCGAGGCAAAGGAATGGGAGTGAAAGAAGCTGGTGATCTGGTTGAGCTGACCATCCCCGCTCGTGTCGAATACATTGGGATTGCGCGTCTGTTGGTGTCGGGGGTGGCCAATCGGGCCGGCCTGGCCTACGACGAGATTGAGGATGTCAAGCTGGCTGTGGCCGAAGCTTGTACCAATGCGATTCATCACGCATATGGGCACAAGGCTGACGGCTCGGTGCGCATTCTCTGCAGAATCTTGCCAGACCGGCTGCAGATCCAGATTATCGACCAGGGGGCCAGCTTTGATCCGGAACGTGTCGAACGAAAGCTTGGTCCAATCCGGAAAGAGGACGATATCGATTCCTTGACAGAAGGAGGGCTTGGACTCTTTCTCATCCAGTCCGTGATGGACGATGTGCACATTGACGCGGACAACGGATGTGTCGTGACAATGACCAAGTACCTGCGGCGAGACGAGGTGGCGAAGCATGGCGACAAACGGTTCAAAGGCAAAACTGAGTAGCGAGGAACTGGACCAACTGCTCGCCGCCTACCAAAAAGATTACAACAGAGAGATCCAAAGCATCTTGTGTGCACACTATCGTCCGCTTGTCGAATCCCTCGCCAACCGCTTTTCCCGCGGTCAGGAACCACAGGAAGACCTGGTGCAGGTGGGGATGATTGGCCTGCTCGCTGCCTTTCGTCGCTACAACAGGAGCTATGGCCGCAGCTTTGAGAGTTTTGCCATCCCCACCATCGTCGGCGAGATGAAGCGGTACATCCGCGACAAAACGTGGAGTGTGTACGTACCCCGCCGGATCAAGGAACTGGGACCGAAGATCAAGAAAGCGGTGGACGAGCTGACGGCGCAGATGCAGCGTTCCCCCCAGATTGCGGAAATCGCTCGCTACATGAACATCAGCGAAGAAGAAGTGCTGGAAACGATGGAGATGGGGCGGAATTACCAGTCTTTGTCCGTCGACAGCGAGATTGAGACAGATACTGACGGAAGCACGATTACCCTGCTTGACCTGATTGGTCGGGAAGAAGCAGGGTATAGCAATATCGAAGACGAAATCACGCTCTCCAAGGCGCTGCAGGTATTGACTCCGCGGGAAAGAGCCATTATCCATTTAACATTTTACGAGAACATGAGTCAAAAGCAGGCGGGAGACGTGCTCGGCATTTCGCAAATGCACGTCTCGCGGCTGCAGCGCAGGGCGCTGCTGAAACTGCGGGAAGCGCTGCGGATGAGCGAGTGGGTGGGGGAAAAACAGCGAGGGGGCATCGGCTAAGCCCTCTTTTGCTGTTTTTGTGGTACAATAACAGCGCTGTGACGACAGGAGGACGGATCGGACCATGACGGATCAGACTATAGAAGTTAAACAAATGGCGCGCGTGATCGCAGAAGAGCTGGCGATCAGGCCGCAACAGGCGGAACAAACGATCGCCCTCTTGGATGAGGGAAATACCGTACCGTTTATCGCCCGTTACCGCAAAGAGGTGACCGGCCAACTGGATGAAACGCAGATCCGCCAGATCGAGGAACGCGTCCGCTACCTGCGCAACCTCTCCGTGCGCAAGGAAGAAGTGCTGCGGCTGATTGCGGAACAGGGGAAGCTGAGCGAAGAACTGGCTCAAGCGATCCGCCAGGCGACCAAACTGCAGGAAGTGGAAGACCTGTATCGGCCTTACCGGCAAAAGCGGCGGACGCGGGCGACCGTCGCCAAGGAGAAGGGGCTGGAACCGCTCGCGGACTACCTGCTTTCCCTGCCGACCGCGGGTGCCCCGATGGCGGAGGCAGCTCGCTTCGTCGATGCCGACAAGGGCGTGGAGACGCCGGAGGAGGCGCTGCAGGGCGCGATGGATATCATTGCCGAACACGTCTCGGATGACGCGGAGGTACGCGCGTGGATTCGCCAGCTCACCCAGCAGAAAGGGATTATCGCGTGCGAACAGAAGGAAGCGGAGCAGGACGACAAACATGTGTACGAGATGTACTATCAGTACAGGGAACCAGTGAAAACGGTGGTGCCGCATCGCGTTCTGGCGATCAACCGGGGGGAGCGGGAAGGCATTTTGAAGGTGGGCATCGAAGCGCCCGTGGAGGAAATTCTGCACGGTCTCAAGCGGCGGTACATCCCGCACGAGACGGTGGTTCGCCCGATTCTCGAAGAAGCGCTGGAAGATGCCTACAAACGGCTGCTGGCCCCCTCCATCGAACGGGAGATCCGGGCTCTGCTGACCGAGAAGGCGGAGGAGCGAGCGATCCATATTTTTGCGGAAAATCTGCGGAACCTGCTGCTGCAGCCGCCGCTCAAGGGAAAGCGGGTGTTGGGGGTGGACCCGGCCTACCGCACGGGCTGCAAGCTGGCAGCCGTCGATGAGACGGGGAAGCTGCTGGAGGTGGCCGTCATCTACCCGACGCCGCCGCAAAAGAAGGTGCGAGAGGCTGCCGAAAAGGTGAAGCAGATGATTGCCGCGCACGGCATTGCGATCATCGCGATCGGCAACGGCACCGCCTCGCGGGAGACGGAACAGTTCATCGCCGATACGATCAAAGAGATCGAGAGGGAAGATTTGTTTTACATCATCGTCAATGAAGCGGGGGCTTCCGTCTACTCCGCCTCCGATCTGGCCAAAGAGGAGTTTCCGCAGTTGGATGTGGCCGAACGGAGCGCCGTATCCATCGCTCGCCGGCTGCAGGATCCGCTGGCTGAACTGGTGAAAATCGATCCCAAATCGGTCGGCGTGGGCCAGTATCAGCACGACGTGTCACAAGCGCGGCTCGCGGAAAGCCTGCAGTTTGTCGTCGAATCAGTGGTGAACCATGTGGGAGTGGATGTGAATACCGCTTCCGCGTCCCTGCTGCAGTACGTGTCGGGGATTAACAAGCAGGTTGCCGCCAACATCGTCAAATACCGCGAAGAGATCGGCCGCTTCCGCAACCGGGCGGAGCTGAAAAACGTGCCGCGGCTGGGCGCGAAGACGTATGAACAGTGTATCGGGTTCCTGCGCATCATGGACGGAGACAATCCGCTGGACAAGACCCCGATCCACCCCGAGTCGTACGCCGCGACTAGGCAGCTGTTGTCCTCGCTCGGCATTCACCCGGAC contains:
- a CDS encoding CopG family ribbon-helix-helix protein gives rise to the protein MISLPQHLLQEVDGVVEKEKSNRSELIRQAMSLYLKERKKRFIRETMQKGYMEMAKINLKMASEAFVAEEEADLTLDRLVSGV
- a CDS encoding type II toxin-antitoxin system PemK/MazF family toxin, which gives rise to MIVKRGDVFFADLSPVVGSEQGGVRPVLVIQNDIGNRFSPTVIVAAITAQIQKAKLPTHVEIDAKLYGFDRDSVILLEQIRTIDKQRLTDKITHLDEEMMERVNESLQISLGLIDF
- a CDS encoding anti-sigma regulatory factor codes for the protein MAERCTIYVYNEHDIVRARQVGRQIAKEMGFGSIVQARITTAISELARNIFLYAGKGTITIEQIQEEQRIGLRVIAADEGPGIPDIRKAMEDGFSTSGALGAGLPGVKRLMDTFLIESAPNRGTRVTVVKWKD
- a CDS encoding PP2C family protein-serine/threonine phosphatase, encoding MSRSLLQKQYDELMRSYLQSGAEDHLYSAQQLGKWLLRHHVAPEDVVDLHLETLERHVELPESVRISFQLLMEIMIEYGIAYREHLFLRNKQQQLESEIELAVAMQHSLLPASIPHPAALDVGVISVPSKKMSGDYYNVFPLEGQLLGIAIADIVGKGIPAALSMSMIKYAMDGLAACAREPAEMLRQLNGVVVRNIDPSMFITMAYGAYDIKTHTFRYAVAGHEPGFWYRAADNQLRDLPGSGLALGLKRDTTYEECTLRLNQGDLIILLTDGVTERKIGKHYLGREELHAYLMELISLPCQEMVDGLYRKLLNLSNHELPDDHTMIAIRRKI
- a CDS encoding anti-sigma factor antagonist translates to MNVVIKKTQRNDGPVLYVRGEIDAYTAPQVSKQLLPLVTEAEAKNVSVDLRDVSYMDSTGVGVLIGALKASRQSGCQLVLENVTPRIERLFRITGLSEIIPVKPLGGEAKEWE
- the rsbW gene encoding anti-sigma B factor RsbW, translating into MGVKEAGDLVELTIPARVEYIGIARLLVSGVANRAGLAYDEIEDVKLAVAEACTNAIHHAYGHKADGSVRILCRILPDRLQIQIIDQGASFDPERVERKLGPIRKEDDIDSLTEGGLGLFLIQSVMDDVHIDADNGCVVTMTKYLRRDEVAKHGDKRFKGKTE
- the sigB gene encoding RNA polymerase sigma factor SigB, with the translated sequence MATNGSKAKLSSEELDQLLAAYQKDYNREIQSILCAHYRPLVESLANRFSRGQEPQEDLVQVGMIGLLAAFRRYNRSYGRSFESFAIPTIVGEMKRYIRDKTWSVYVPRRIKELGPKIKKAVDELTAQMQRSPQIAEIARYMNISEEEVLETMEMGRNYQSLSVDSEIETDTDGSTITLLDLIGREEAGYSNIEDEITLSKALQVLTPRERAIIHLTFYENMSQKQAGDVLGISQMHVSRLQRRALLKLREALRMSEWVGEKQRGGIG
- a CDS encoding Tex family protein, with the protein product MTDQTIEVKQMARVIAEELAIRPQQAEQTIALLDEGNTVPFIARYRKEVTGQLDETQIRQIEERVRYLRNLSVRKEEVLRLIAEQGKLSEELAQAIRQATKLQEVEDLYRPYRQKRRTRATVAKEKGLEPLADYLLSLPTAGAPMAEAARFVDADKGVETPEEALQGAMDIIAEHVSDDAEVRAWIRQLTQQKGIIACEQKEAEQDDKHVYEMYYQYREPVKTVVPHRVLAINRGEREGILKVGIEAPVEEILHGLKRRYIPHETVVRPILEEALEDAYKRLLAPSIEREIRALLTEKAEERAIHIFAENLRNLLLQPPLKGKRVLGVDPAYRTGCKLAAVDETGKLLEVAVIYPTPPQKKVREAAEKVKQMIAAHGIAIIAIGNGTASRETEQFIADTIKEIEREDLFYIIVNEAGASVYSASDLAKEEFPQLDVAERSAVSIARRLQDPLAELVKIDPKSVGVGQYQHDVSQARLAESLQFVVESVVNHVGVDVNTASASLLQYVSGINKQVAANIVKYREEIGRFRNRAELKNVPRLGAKTYEQCIGFLRIMDGDNPLDKTPIHPESYAATRQLLSSLGIHPDEIGSPECRERLATVDVPTVAGQLGIGEPTLQDIIDSLLRPGRDPRDELPKPLLHKDVLQLSDLQIGMKLEGTVRNVVDFGAFVDIGLKHDGLVHISQMSRQFVKHPLDVVAVGDIVHVWVREIDERRQRVGLTMIEPSYS